A region of the Esox lucius isolate fEsoLuc1 chromosome 10, fEsoLuc1.pri, whole genome shotgun sequence genome:
GGGTTTTGTTGAACAAATGAACACTTAACTGTTCATCTGCGTCCCTGATCAccgtccctatttaagttcctccttccctgATGTGTTTGCTGGTCATTGTTTGTACGCTGTTCGGTTGTTTCGTCTTGTTCCTGTGTCTTCTTTTGTGACTTTCATCAATGTCCTTCCGTCTTCTCTCCACCTTTAATTTGTTTTGCACAGTACTGCCTATCATCTTGGTGCAAGCCGGCAGTTCATATGTCAGTATTTACTTGTTAACTGTTCGATGACCAGAGGATTTACAGTATCTCTGCCTGTTAACCTACATGTTGGTTGGTTTATGTGCTGTGACAAATGTTGATGTGAACGGCTTGATGAAATGCATTCGATTGAGTCACGGTGTTACAGGCATACAGTACATGTGCTAAAGATGGACATCTTCATGAATCCTCTGGGTGATTGCAGCTCAGGACTCTGTACCGCTGGTCAAAATTCAAACCCTGAAAAAGTTATAATCTGTGTTCTTCACCTCAACAGACTTTTTAGAAAAAATGACATCACCAACACAATTGCCCAGATTTTTACAAAACTTAGTCAAATAATTTACCATAGAGATCAGATCAGAGATCAGTCCTGTACAAAATGACACTGATTTGCCTGACGTTGACACTAAAAGGTTATTTGGTGTTTGGCGAAGTTTTGTCATCTTGGTGCTACGGCTCCCGGCCAGACACACGAAGGCGCTGTCGATTTGGCTGGAAGAGATGTGTAGGCAGCCTGGGTCCTGGGAGTTAGCCGGCTTGCCCAGGCTCTCCTGTGGGTAGGCTACCATAGGCCTGACGTTCAGTTCCCTGTGTTTTCAGCTTGGTTCCCTGAGGGAGGGCACCTTTAGGGTCCCACTTTGTCACAGTGTAGGCAGGTGTGAGCTGGGCTCATTAGTCAATTAAGACAAGCTATTCCCTCATCTATAAAACTCCTTTTTAACAATTGCGTCTTTACAGTATGAATTAGCGCTTGCAGCCGGGTaacaaattaaataacaaataagCCTGAATAAGTAAGTGGAGGAACTTAATGAATGCAGATgtttccatacaggtgtactgtgtgatacaattaagcaattaacatcctatcattGTCTGTGGCGTGTAtacaaatgctgagcaggcccagttggtCTCAATTTTGGAAAGGCTCTAAGTGACTTTGTAAAAGGGTTCATCATTGGGTCTCTTCCAGTATGATAATGGAATACAATCCACACAGGGGTCATTGAATGGTTCGATGAGTGTGAAAATGACAtgaagcatctgcattcgttacgttcctccactcatttggttttcctttcatttgtcaccCATCTTTACACTGTATAATGTTAGATATTTAGATAATCCCTACTATAGTAGTTTGCTATGTTGTATAATTGCTTGTAGAGAACAATTTTCTGGTACATGGTCATCTACGCTTGCTCCGGGGACTTTATGGGTCAACTCAAGTGTTGCTAATCAGGCTTCTGTACAAGAAACGTAGCCTTTTTTGCAACCAGAGGTTCTCGAAAAGACATCTGGAGAACGTGCTCTGCAAATGGCATTTTTTTGTGCTCAACATGGGTGTAACCTGAGCTTGAGATATGAATGTAACCCACTTCTATATAAATTGTTATTACAGCCAAAGACATATAAACTAATGTTGCTCGAATATGAACATACAGAGAATTCAAatgaacttaggaggacatgagtcCTTGGACCGTGCCTCGGGACCGCCTGCTCTGACGACTCATAGATGTGTCTGTCCaatgtcctcctggttgtgttgcagatctagtGACTGCCTTATGATACCTGCTTTCAACTGCCCACAGCCGGAATCACCACATCCCAGTCCTGGTTGACTGGGTTGTGCAGCTGAACTAGAGTCTGAATAAAGACTATGGACACAGCCCACCAGCATTTATTCACCTGCTGATCATCTGAACATgtaaaaacattgatgtggcccaaaatgtaatgtaatcttATAATGtccacccggcacagccaggagaggactggccacccatTAGAGTctggtttcttcctaggtttctAGCCACAGTGTATACATGTGgatgcttgctctttggggtttcaggctgggtatctgaaAAAGCATTTTGTGCAAAAAAgcaaactgctgatgtaaaaagagctttataaaagAAACTCATTTGACAGATTGACTGAAGTGGAGAATGAAGCATATACAAAGCACATCATTGGAtgtattaacattttctttttggggAGTACATCCACACTATTCTAACACAAAAAAAGCTGCTTTATATGTATTCTTTTTACATATTGGATTGACAATTGGTAGGTGTTCACTGATATTGATTTAATGTATAGATAATGAAAGTCAGGACTGTGTTCATGTGGTAACTCTATTGTGAACCGTAATGGTTGTCTGTTGCCCTCCTCTGACCAAAGTGTGTAATGGCAGTCTGTATGACGTTGATTGGGTGTTGACGTAATTCCGTTGAGGTACATTccaataaacacaaaataaatattgtttattgttatAAGATACAGGACTTCCTCTGGCATAGCGCAGAAGTATTaagtattttaatatatttttttataatataatcaTTAACCTGAAAGCATCGTTCTTTGGGTGGGGCTAAAATTGTTGGTCTGAGATCACAATGACTACCTTAATTTGGAACTCAAAAAATGTTTGTATAATGTTGACAATTTGTCTCGCTTTTTTATGTGGCTTAGATTGGAAATGACTGATTGGTTGAACCCATGTTGTGCATCAGAGTGGCACAAGGTTGGAAATGCATTCTTttcttaactttttttaaatgttgttaacGTTTTTCCATTTTGCCCACTCCTGTCAACATTTACATACAATAAGGCAAGTTAAGAAATACTGGAATACAGCACGTTTCCTTTGAAGCAAACCAGAAATACTGAATGAActgttaatgtaattttttaatattttttaatatttttgcatggtagtagtagtaagaaACAATGCAATTTAGGCTTTGACTAATGGTTAACAAAATATCCATAGCCAGACTGAGCACTTCTCCACCAAACTCGGCTCCTACTTGACCAGGGCGCCACTCCTCCCATCCAAGTTGACCTGTGgtacagttctacttttaatcgccctcacacatctgaatattccaggattcagggagtccaccaacTTGTCATGcccctgcagtgcggtttcacattttccacacagtttaatacatgttatgatctgactgagaacgtacctgttttcctctacctgtttgttatgctgctcaatggagcgcctgtatgcactgtcagcTTGGGCTGccacatttacccttccaagtaagcccaatctcacagcattgtccagatgactcccactgctctcatgttttgcaatcctctcagaaagatgtttcaaatctttgtaacctgtCCTCGACCAAGTTTCATccccaccaaatagcagacatggaaaacagaagtgtgccttcttttgtatgctaaccattagccactttttctttaaaaaccactccatgttaaacccactttacttcaagtttctcctccaaattaaggttttcaaaccggtgctcgagtacgAAATCCACTttcattattcattttctcaagttatctggtgtttgtgaagctaacaagctagctaagacaatctaccctcctcactCTTCTTGTCGACTAATgctggcgccagacagacagacagccgaTCAGGtgtgaaatacaaaatgacgctgtagtggggctacctgCTGTCAGCCCCACTAGGCAtaaaatttgtgtgatctacattgatcacactaacattctgagcatgcatattaatattttcacatgtacaatgtacattgtattatgagcgaggggctagccccacattcacgcctATGGCCTACTATTGCGAACTCGAattggcagaacgcagtctgaagctgcaaggcagggaccaatgaacatgataTAAAATCCTGAAGATGCTATAtttatagataataaattataggaagtaatcttcctAAATCTTCAGGATAAGTAATcttcataaaaataacataattttgttgcagttctttctgttgacaacccctaatgaccagtcccCCCTGTCAATGAGCCCACCCACAAAACACTAGACTTGGTGATTTCACAGGGCCTAAAATTGAAATATTGTCTATTGTTGAAGTAGCTTTGTCTGACCACTTCTGTATCATTTTTACTACTCTGCACTGCAGAACATACagttataaaaatattatcattCCACTAACATAGCAGAGCATTTTAAAAACCACATTGTTAATACGCTTTTGCCCTTTCCACCATCCTCTTGTGATGACCTGGTAAATAACCTTTTCACAAGACTAAGCACAACAATTGATCCTGTAGCTCCACTGAAAATAAACGTAATTGGAAAAACAGAAACCTCGTTGGAGGGatgaagaaacaaagaaattaaaaataaactgtagAAAGGCTGAACAGAGAAAGTCAAAATTACCAGTCCAACttcacattttgaaagacaACACCTCTTTATATAATAAGGCAATTAAGGACAAACTGAGGTTTTGATTATTGGTGCGAATGTCCAAAGAGGTTTTTAAATCATGTGCCTGGTGGGTCTCTCAAATCATCTGTTACTGGTCTTTTGGTTATCCCAAGGGTCAGAACCAAAACTGTTGGCGAAGCCTCTTTCAGTCACTATGGACTTTTGGAACAGATATTCTAAAGAACGCAGATACTattgccatttctttttttaaaaggtcTTAAGACACCTTTTTAACCTGGCTTTCTAAAAGATTTTCTTCAACTTGTTTTAACATACATTTAATACCCACATTACTTAGTTGCTAAAAATTTTttagattttcagtttctttacagaaataaaGCATGCCTGTCATCGTGACATAGAAAGGAATTTGTTGAGGCTACATTTATGGTCATATACAGTtgcgctcaaaagtttgcatacccttggagaattagtaatatatgtacaatttaaaaaaaaaacatgggtgAGCAGGCAacacacatttatttgatttcttatgggattcatattcaactgcagagtataacagaatggcacaaacatcaaacaaaacatggaaacaaagaaaagaaaatgatgaCCCCCTgttaaaaagtctgcatacccttagttcttaaacCTGAAGGATGTAActttcaaaacaggaagtatttccGCCTCATTTTCCCAGAAATATCAGCTGTCGCTGGTGTGACGTCAGTTCACTCATAAAGTCCCACACATTATCTGTGCCCTATTTTTTAAAAAGGTCTTAAGACACATTTTTTGCCTGGCTTTCTAAAAGATTTTCTTCAACTTGTTTtaacatacatttaatttatcTCCATTGTTTTGtcttattttcttttatgtATATCTTTTCCGTAATTCGTACACTTTATCAAAGCTTTATTTATTAACAGTTTTTATTATGTCAAACAGATTAAAAGACCTGCATTTTGTaagaaatgtgctttataaacaaAGTTTTACTGGTTCAAGTTTGATCACTAGTTCATCTTGGTTGCAGATTTTATAACCTTTTTGAAAATCTTTCAACCAATACCATAGAGGTTTATTTCAATAATCTAGAATCTCCATGAACACATCTTTGtttcatttacagtggggagaacaagtatttgatacactgccgattttgcaggttttcccacttacaaagcatgtagaggtctgtaatttgtatcataggtactcttcaactgtgagtgacggaatctaaaacaaaaatccagaaaatcccattgtatgatttttaagtaattaatttgcattttattgcatgacataagtatttgatcacctaccaaccagtaagaattccgtctctcacagaactgttagtttttctttaagaagccctcctgttctccactcattacctgtattaactgcacctgtttgaactcgttacctgtataaaagacaccagtccacacactcaaacaaacagactccaacctctccacaatggccaagaccaaaaagctgtgtaaggacatcagagataaaattgtagaccttcacaaggctgggatgggctacaggacaataggcaagcagcttggtgagaaggtaacaacagttggcgcaattattagaaaatgaaagaagttcaaggtgacggtcaatctccctcggtctggggctccatggaagatctcaccttgtggggcatcaatgatcatgagaaaggtgagggatcagcccagaactacacggcaggacctggtcaatgacctgaatagagctgggaccacagtctcaaagaaaaccattagtaacacactatgccgtcatggattaaaatgctgcagcacacgcaaggtccccctgtccaggcccgtctgtagtttgccaatgaccatctggatgatccagaggaggaatgggagaaggttgtgtggtctgatgagacaaaaatatagttttttggtctaaactccactcgccgtgtttggaggaagaagaaggaggagtacaaccccaagaacaccatcccaattgtgaagcatggaggtggaaacatcattctttggggatgcttttctgcaaatgggacaggacgactacaccgtattgaggggaggatggatggggccatgtatcgcgagatcttggccaacaacctccttccctcagtaagagcattgaagatggatcatggctgggtcttccagcatgacagcgacccgaaacacacagcccgggcaactaaggagtggctccgtaagaagtcctggagtggcctagtctccagacctgaacccaatagaaaatctttggagggagctgaaagtccgtttTGCCCAGCGAAAGcaccaaaacctgaaggatctggagaaggtctgtatggaggagtgggccaaattccctgctgcagtgtgtgcaaacctggtcaagaactacaggaaacttatgatctctgtaattgcaaacaaatgtttctgtaccaaatattaagttctacatttttttttatgtatacagGGAAGACTAACTGAGACAACGGTCTCAATTACAGTGGTGCCttttattacaataataaaacataacatttaaataaaacattaaaaaaataaaacaagcataaaAGCATAGAAAATTACACCGTTTAATGTTGCTTGACTGCCCACTTTCCAGTTAATTGTAGTTgctatttttaattgttttagttttacatgttttatgcttgttttttttaaatatttgtaattttgttttattattgtaattctGGGCACCACTGTAATTGAGACCGTTGTCTCATTTGGTTTCCCTgtatacataacattttaaaaatatttttctgcctaaaaggccagcatcctcgagttgcctcttcactgttgatgttgagactggtttggggtctctcactcctcttttAATTCTGGTTAGAGCCCGTTTGCACTGTAATGAGAAAGCAGTAGAATATatctttgtacaagatcttccgTTTCTTGGCAATCTCTCTCATGGAATAGACTTagtttctcagaacaagaacagactgatgcatttcaaaagaaaattattagcaaacacaatgtgcaattggaacacaggactgatggttgctgataatgggcctctttatgcctgtgtagatattccattgaaaattaGTTGTActgaaaaattgcttttctttgaaAAAAGGATATTAAGTGACGCCAAACTTTTAatggaatatacagtggggagtacaagtatttgatacactgccgaatttgcaggttttcctacttacaaagcatgtagaagtctgtaatttttatcataggtacacttcaacggAATCTaagtgagtgacggaatctaaaacaaaaatccagaaaatcacattgtatgatttaagtaattaatttacgttttaatgcatgacataagtatttgatacatcagaaaagcagaacttaacatttggtacagaaacatttgtttgcaattacagagatcatacatttcctgtagttcttgaccaggtttgcacacactgcagcagggattttgacccactcctccatacagaccttctccagatccttcaggtttcggggctgtcgctgggcaatacagactttcagctccctccaaagattttctattgggttcaggtctggagactggctaggccactccaggaccttgagatgcttcttacggagccactccttagttgccctggctgtgtgtttcgggtcattgtcatggtggaagacccagccacgatccatcttcaatgctcctaCTGAGGGAAgtaggttgttggccaagatctcgcaatacatggccccatccatcctcccctcagtggagtttagaccaaaaaactctatttttgtctcatcaaaccacatgaccttctcccattcctcctctggatcatccagatggtcattggcaaactacagacaggcctggacatgcgctggcttgagcagggggaccttgcgtgcgctgcaggattttaatccatgacagcgtagtgtgttactaatggttttctttgagactgtggtcccagctctcttcaggtcattgaccaggtcctgccgtatagttctgggttgatccctcaccttcctcctgatcattgatgccccacgaggtgagatcttgcatggagccccagaccgagggagattgaccgtcatcttgaacttccattttctaattattgcgccaacagttgttgccttctcaccaagccgcttgcctattgtcctgtagcccatcccagccttgtgcaggtctacaattttatccctgatgtccttacacagctctctggtctgtggagaggttggagtctgtttgattgaatgtgtggacaggtgtcttttatacaggaacgagttcaaacaggtgcagttaatacaggtaatgagtggagaacaggagggcttcttaaagaaaaactaacagttctgtgagagacggaattcttactggttggtaggttttagattccatctctcacagttgaagtgtacctatgataaaaactacagacctccacatgctttgtaaataagaaaacctgcaaaatcggcagtgtatcaaatacttgttctccccactgtatataggcctgagctcaaccttccaCCGAGAGTTCTTGAACTGACTCAGCTGAGAGTGTTGtaaactgctccaggtttgcaaatcttgaataaagcttgacttgtgaaaataattaacagtttctgtgcctttcccattagTGATTTCCACGACAGGTTGTCTAACAAAATTGTCTTTATAGCCTACACTTTTAGCTAATCCTGTCATTTTTTAAGGGAGGAGTATGTGCTATCACTAGTATTCTAACAAACATCAAATCATTAATACATACTCTTTTGGCCACCTAACCACTGAGCTGGAAAAAAGCATTAATAACCTCACTATTATGTAATTATTTGATGTCCCCTTAAGTAAAGTCATGAATAATCCTACCCTAACAATGACTAACATATGACCTATTGGTAGCACAAATCCATTGAAAACCGATATACTTCACCAATAGTTAAGTATGTTGTGTCCCCTTAAATATATTGAGGAATTATCTTACATTTATAATCACTAACTAATGACCCATTAGTAGCTCTAAACCATTTAGAACTGATACTTCACCATTAGTTAATATAAATGAATTATGTTAAACCATCATTGCCAAGCCTaccttattaaaaatgtatacaaaaaatTTGATTATCACATGAAcagtttatattacttaggctTTTGTTAATGCAAACAGCTAGGtgcatgaatggatgtcctgtatcaacattaacaaattacagtacaaactgtgttTCTGCAAAAACGACTTTACTTTATGTTCTGTGTCATCATTGAACAAATGACAGTACACACTTTTggttaatacatttgtaaatcattcatAAAGTAAGGGTTGTCATTAATAtatcattatcattattaactgTTTCTTTATATCTTGATTCATTATTCGTTCACGTTgactaatgtatttgttaatggcagttcatgtacccttatcggaaagtcTTACCAAAAAATCTTTGGATTCAGTGTTTATAAGAGCCAGGAGGTTCTGCAGAGCCTGGCTTCAGAACACATCAGCTCTTTGTGGACTGAATTCCAATGTCCTTTTTGGACGTGGTCTTGGGCTGCTGCCTGATTCTCCTAGAAGCGAATGCATACAGAAAGGGGTTCAGGCAGCTGTTGACAAATGTGAAGCTCCGGAGGACACGCGCCACCCTTATTCTGTACTTCAGCAGCTCTGACTGGGAATCCCGCAGCACCACAGTGGCAATGTCCATGATGTTGACGATGTGCACAGGGACCCAGAAGATGAAGAAGGCGACCACCACGCAGGTGACCAGCCTTGTCAGCTTGGCACTGCTAAACAGTGCCGTTTGATTCACACGCCGGTGAAGACAGCAGTAGCATGTGACCAACACTGTTAATGGAACAACAAAACCTAGAAGGGTCTCCAACACGAGAATAATTACTATTTCATCATCAGAGCCAGTGTGATGTTGGAATTTCCGTTTGCAAATGTTCACATCCAGAGTTACCATAACGGGGGCTGCCATGGCACTTGCGAGCCCCCACAGGGCCAGAAGCAGCATTATCTCTCCTTTGCGCCCCAGACGACTCCACCTCTGTGGCTTGAGCACCTGGAGGTAGCGCTGGATGCCGAGTAGAGTGACCGTTAGCACGTTAGCATACAGGCTGAGGTAGAGCAGGAAGGTGGCTAGTTTGCAGGCGGCTTGGCCCATGGTCCAGCCATGCAGGATAGTATGGATCCACAAGGGCACCGTAGCAAGGCAAAGAATGTCAGAGGACGCCAGGTTCAGCATAAGGCACAAGGTGAAGTTAAGGCGTCGGTGCGAGTGGCACAGGATGACTGCTAGGACCGCTATATTACCAGGGAGACCCAGTGTACAGCAAAGCCCCAGGATGCTACTTGAAATCAGGCGGTCTGAAGCCTGGGAGGCAGGGTTCAAACCAGAGCTGTTGGAAGAGTTGAGATGCTCCATGGTTAGTAATAGATGTAAAAAGAATGATCTCGAAGGCAGTAGATTTTagaattcaaattattttgtgacaAATGTATTTGAAGTTGCCGAGCATTCATAAAGAGAGATTGttgaagtgtttgtttttttaatctctTGCCATTGCTTTATCTGCTTCCACATAGTTagctgtgtgcatgtgtgtaaaaggaaaacatttgtttgtggtTGAGTAATTCTGAGATACTTCAGATGCTATCATTCAGGAAACAGGTCTGCCTGATTGAACAATAGAACACTGAGAAAATAGTTGTAATTGTATGTTGTTGaggaaatattcaaatattttaactTTTGACAGATAAATTAAAGTGAAATGCGTTTATGCATCCCATAGAAAAAATGCAAAGCCCTGAGGCTGAGTTAGGAATTATTTATCGGGCCCAGCTTCTGTTTACTTGTTTATTCTCtcctttacttcaagtttcatcagtctctgtcactgtctcaaGCAATCAGTTAATTCTCTCAGACCAGAATGCACAATCCAAATTAGGTCACTTCCACAACTAGCTTGTTTATTTCACATCAACCCCTAATTGGTCAAACACAGGTAACTATCTAAATTGCCTACTCCTCATAGCCACATCTCATTAGAACCCATGAGAGGGCAGATAACTATAGGAGAAAGCCAGAGGTAAACAAACTATGCTAGGACTGTTATGCAAGCAGTCCTCATCAATGTGCATTGTGgtccaaagcatgatgctgtaaCTGATTGTCTGTTGGGGAGAAAATTATCTTGTGTTATCAGATATTATACTGCAATGATACTAGCAGCAGGAGGAATTGGCTCATGCACTCCAACTCGCCGGTGTTCTAACTGCTGCCTGGAGACGATGGCAAACGCTTCTTTGTTTTCAGCTGCACCTCATGGGTTATTGTGTCCACACGTTTTGACTGTGTGGTGCAGCTGCTGCCTGGTTCATTAAAGAAGAAGCTTATCGTTGATTCCTCGTTTTGGTTTTCGCTTCTCCTCTTTACGCACTCGCTACCCTCGCACCTCACATCTGGATGGAGGGGGGTGTTCTGTTTTTCACTTGGGTGCCTATTTTTTCATTGTACTGTGTACTCTTTGGTTgtgtttagaaaaaaatatcttaaaatAAAGACAGCAGGGCACTTTGTCAGTGGCTTGGCAGAGGAGCAGAGACCGTCGCCCACCTTCACCCCTGACTGTGCCCGTGCCTGATTCTACAGTGGTTTGTGTCTCTGAAAGTCCAGGTAATATAGTTGACCTTACTACTAAATACAAAAATGGTatagtaaaaaacaacaaagaattACTGcaattgtttttcaaatattttgaaatatagatTAGGAAGACCCTAATTTAAAGCAGGAGGGAAAGAGACTGGATAGAGCATTTCTTACAAGTCAAAAATGGGTTTACAAGTCagaaatgacttgtaaacccaaccaggtctagttaatcaccttctcaatagcacacaaagccaattgactttcaattgtgatcagctgtggtgattttgattagctcagcatgaaacaagcttttcctgaaacatttcagtccttggtactATCAGGagatggatataaaaaaaatcaaaggctttatcagtgcctagaagcataGTGAAGTCtaatattaagaagtggaaggtatttggtacaacacagaccctccctggttcaggacgtcgctccaaactggatgaaagagccaggaggaaactggtcagagaggctaccaagaggcctacagcaactctgaagcagttgcaggaattcatgacaaagagtagtcattgtgtgcatgtgacaacaatatcacaaaatCTCCActaatgtggcttgtatgggagggttgcaagaaaaaagccactccccaagaaaggccacatgcagtcataaataagctttgccaaaacgcatcttgaagattctaaggccacatggaaaaaggtgttatggtcagatgagactaaaatttaattatttggcctcaacgctaaacgatatgtctggcgaaaatccaatacagctcaccatccaaataacaccattcctacagtaaagcatggaggtggtaaaatcatgttatggggttgttctctgcagcagggactggagcacttgtcaggatagaaggaaaaatggattgggcaaaatactgtcaaattcttgaggaaaatctgctctTCTCTGCCAGAATGTTGTCAATgggaacatgacaatgaccgaaagcacacagcaaaactgaccacacagt
Encoded here:
- the LOC105012710 gene encoding leukotriene B4 receptor 1-like — encoded protein: MEHLNSSNSSGLNPASQASDRLISSSILGLCCTLGLPGNIAVLAVILCHSHRRLNFTLCLMLNLASSDILCLATVPLWIHTILHGWTMGQAACKLATFLLYLSLYANVLTVTLLGIQRYLQVLKPQRWSRLGRKGEIMLLLALWGLASAMAAPVMVTLDVNICKRKFQHHTGSDDEIVIILVLETLLGFVVPLTVLVTCYCCLHRRVNQTALFSSAKLTRLVTCVVVAFFIFWVPVHIVNIMDIATVVLRDSQSELLKYRIRVARVLRSFTFVNSCLNPFLYAFASRRIRQQPKTTSKKDIGIQSTKS